A stretch of Pseudomonas sp. LS.1a DNA encodes these proteins:
- a CDS encoding outer membrane lipoprotein-sorting protein, whose product MLPIFKTLTVSALLLSAAAAMAAETRTADDIIRQARDRDDGKSFMSQVSLILIDKQGNTRIREFSYLQKDYPDSDKFTMYFSAPSDVRDVAFHIENPREALGLEDSQWMYLPVSRQTRRISTTDKRGAFMGSDYSYADLDKIRAEDYRQTLVGEEQLQGRDCYVIEREPATPAVLAKTGYNKLKVWVDKKNSLVLRQDFFDVKGVMFKQMRTLKTETIDQIDSITLSETEDFIAGTRSQLRFNQLQYNVALDDRLFTQTAIKRGLKAGDLPDYAVSAR is encoded by the coding sequence ATGTTGCCCATCTTCAAGACCCTGACTGTAAGCGCACTGCTGCTGAGCGCCGCTGCCGCCATGGCAGCTGAAACACGCACGGCCGACGACATCATTCGCCAGGCCCGGGACCGCGATGACGGCAAGAGCTTCATGTCCCAGGTGTCCCTGATCCTGATCGACAAGCAAGGTAACACCCGCATCCGCGAGTTCAGCTACCTGCAAAAGGATTACCCGGACAGCGACAAATTCACCATGTATTTCTCCGCGCCGAGTGATGTGCGTGACGTCGCCTTCCACATCGAAAACCCGCGCGAGGCCCTGGGCCTCGAAGACAGCCAATGGATGTACTTGCCGGTCAGCCGACAGACCCGAAGGATTTCCACCACCGACAAACGCGGGGCGTTCATGGGTAGCGACTACTCCTATGCCGACCTCGACAAGATTCGCGCCGAAGACTATCGCCAAACGCTGGTTGGCGAAGAGCAGTTGCAGGGCCGCGATTGCTACGTGATCGAGCGTGAGCCGGCGACGCCTGCCGTGCTGGCCAAGACCGGCTACAACAAGCTCAAGGTCTGGGTTGACAAGAAGAACTCACTGGTGCTGCGCCAGGACTTCTTCGATGTAAAAGGTGTGATGTTCAAGCAGATGCGCACCCTGAAGACTGAAACCATCGACCAGATCGACAGCATTACCCTCAGCGAAACCGAGGACTTCATCGCCGGTACGCGCTCTCAGCTGCGCTTCAACCAGTTGCAGTACAACGTCGCGCTGGACGACCGCCTGTTCACGCAGACCGCGATCAAGCGCGGGCTGAAAGCCGGCGACTTGCCGGATTACGCCGTGTCTGCCCGCTAA
- a CDS encoding 3-oxoacyl-ACP reductase family protein encodes MTQKIAVVTGGSRGIGKSIVLALAGAGYQVAFSYVRDEASAAALQAQVEGLGRECLAAQCDVKDAQSIQAFFERVEQRFERVDLLVNNAGITRDGLLATQSVSDITEVIQTNLVGTLLCCQQVLPCMMRQRSGCIVNLSSVAAQKPGRGQSNYAAAKGGVEALTRALAVELAPRNIRVNAVAPGIVSTDMSEALVGAHEQEIQSRLLIKRFARPAEIADAVLYLAEHGLYVTGEVLSVNGGLKML; translated from the coding sequence ATGACTCAGAAAATAGCTGTCGTGACCGGCGGCAGTCGCGGCATTGGCAAGTCCATCGTGCTGGCCCTGGCCGGCGCAGGTTATCAGGTTGCCTTCAGTTATGTCCGTGACGAGGCGTCAGCCGCTGCCTTGCAGGCGCAGGTCGAAGGGCTCGGCCGGGAGTGCCTGGCCGCGCAGTGTGATGTCAAGGATGCGCAGAGCATTCAGGCGTTTTTCGAACGGGTCGAGCAGCGTTTCGAGCGTGTCGACTTGTTGGTCAACAACGCCGGTATTACCCGTGACGGTTTGCTCGCCACGCAATCGGTGAGCGACATCACCGAGGTCATCCAGACCAACCTGGTCGGCACGTTGTTGTGCTGTCAGCAGGTGCTGCCCTGCATGATGCGCCAGCGCAGCGGGTGCATCGTCAACCTAAGTTCCGTGGCCGCGCAAAAGCCCGGCAGGGGCCAGAGCAACTACGCCGCCGCCAAAGGCGGTGTAGAAGCATTGACGCGTGCACTGGCGGTGGAGTTGGCGCCGCGCAACATCCGGGTCAACGCGGTAGCGCCCGGCATCGTCAGCACCGACATGAGCGAAGCCCTGGTCGGCGCCCATGAGCAGGAAATCCAGTCGCGGCTGTTGATCAAACGGTTCGCCCGGCCTGCAGAAATTGCCGACGCGGTGCTGTATCTGGCCGAGCACGGCCTGTACGTCACGGGCGAAGTCTTGTCCGTCAACGGCGGATTGAAAATGCTATGA
- a CDS encoding DUF1302 family protein has product MARLGLNRGLLAALVSLGSPVAMAEWLPGHHEAEIGVATAVRLHGDDQVTQKAVYLKFSLEDAWDSGYYKAKGRARYDFRYDGNNPYSAQARDDYRATADWRHLYWGLYVGDGELTVGWQQVVWGRADELRVLDQINPLDYREGVIGLLEDSRIAVPMIRLVQPVAEWELEALVITDFVKNQAPAVGSEFDAPIFATPDPQMFVVDSRPGYDGHSGFGYGASANGRIGTVDVSFVALNARQQDPVYAVEGQTDEGLIRLERQFPRYSMGGASVAIDAGHSIVVRSEVAYFDNWRVTNPYRAYGSDQTAMTKSLLGVDYLLRDWLISTQWQHQRLLDWQPGMVQDKRDDLFTVSAEGSQFQDRLKTRLVFGMSPPAQDDSFVQGIFTYKPVDWLKLGLEVDVFFGKPDRQFGAYANRDQVRLSAGYLF; this is encoded by the coding sequence ATGGCTCGACTGGGATTGAACCGCGGCCTTTTGGCCGCGCTGGTCAGCCTCGGCTCGCCAGTGGCGATGGCCGAGTGGTTGCCGGGGCATCATGAAGCGGAGATCGGCGTTGCCACGGCCGTGCGTCTGCACGGGGACGACCAGGTCACGCAAAAGGCCGTGTACCTCAAGTTCAGCCTGGAGGATGCCTGGGACAGCGGCTACTACAAGGCCAAGGGCCGAGCCCGCTACGACTTCCGTTATGACGGCAACAACCCCTACAGCGCGCAAGCCCGGGACGATTACCGGGCGACTGCCGATTGGCGGCACCTTTACTGGGGGCTCTACGTCGGTGACGGCGAGCTGACGGTGGGCTGGCAGCAGGTGGTGTGGGGGCGTGCAGATGAATTACGGGTGCTCGATCAGATCAACCCGCTGGATTATCGCGAGGGTGTGATCGGTCTGTTGGAAGACAGCCGCATCGCCGTGCCGATGATTCGCCTGGTGCAGCCGGTCGCCGAGTGGGAGCTGGAAGCGCTGGTGATCACTGATTTTGTGAAGAACCAGGCGCCGGCCGTCGGCAGCGAGTTCGATGCACCTATCTTTGCCACACCCGATCCGCAGATGTTTGTGGTCGATTCGCGGCCCGGTTATGACGGTCACAGTGGCTTCGGTTACGGCGCCAGTGCCAACGGCCGGATCGGCACGGTGGATGTCAGCTTCGTGGCCCTCAACGCCCGCCAACAGGACCCGGTTTACGCCGTCGAAGGCCAGACCGACGAGGGCCTGATTCGCCTCGAACGGCAATTCCCGCGCTATTCCATGGGCGGCGCCAGTGTGGCCATCGATGCCGGCCACAGCATCGTGGTACGCAGTGAAGTCGCCTACTTCGACAATTGGCGCGTCACCAACCCTTACCGCGCTTACGGCAGCGACCAGACGGCGATGACCAAGTCGCTGCTGGGCGTCGATTACCTATTGCGGGACTGGCTGATCTCGACGCAGTGGCAGCATCAGCGGCTGCTCGACTGGCAGCCCGGCATGGTCCAGGACAAACGCGACGACCTGTTCACCGTGTCTGCCGAAGGCTCGCAGTTCCAGGATCGCCTCAAGACCCGTCTGGTTTTCGGTATGTCGCCGCCAGCGCAGGACGACAGTTTCGTTCAGGGGATCTTCACCTACAAACCGGTGGACTGGCTCAAGTTGGGGCTCGAAGTCGATGTGTTCTTCGGCAAGCCCGACCGCCAGTTCGGTGCGTACGCCAACCGCGACCAGGTGCGCTTGTCCGCCGGTTATCTGTTCTGA
- a CDS encoding SDR family NAD(P)-dependent oxidoreductase yields the protein MSQARTIVITGAANGIGRAVAENFAAQAEHLLILLDRDLPTLQRWVTEGEFAARIETHEANIADLASLQLLFKGLANRVGFVDVLVNSAGVCDENEPEDLDNWHKVISINLNGTFYVTSLCLPLMADGGRIVNMSSILGRAGKVRNTAYCASKHGIIGMTKALALDLAPRRITVNAILPAWIDTPMLQGELAAQARIAGITHEQILRNAKKKLPLRRFIQGDEVAAMVRYLASPQASGVTAQSLMIDGGAGLGM from the coding sequence ATGAGCCAGGCACGCACGATTGTGATTACCGGCGCGGCCAATGGTATTGGCCGCGCCGTCGCGGAAAATTTTGCAGCCCAGGCCGAGCACCTTTTGATCTTGCTTGATCGGGATCTGCCAACCTTGCAGAGGTGGGTCACCGAGGGCGAATTTGCCGCTCGCATCGAAACCCATGAAGCGAACATCGCCGATCTCGCCAGCCTGCAACTTCTGTTCAAGGGCCTGGCCAACCGGGTCGGCTTTGTCGATGTGCTGGTCAACAGCGCCGGGGTCTGCGACGAGAACGAACCCGAAGACCTCGACAACTGGCACAAGGTGATTTCGATCAACCTCAACGGCACCTTTTACGTCACCTCGTTGTGCCTGCCACTGATGGCGGATGGTGGGCGGATCGTCAACATGTCGTCGATCCTCGGCCGAGCGGGCAAGGTCCGCAACACCGCTTACTGCGCCTCCAAACACGGCATCATCGGCATGACCAAAGCCTTGGCGCTGGACCTGGCACCACGGCGAATCACCGTCAATGCCATCCTGCCCGCCTGGATCGACACACCGATGCTGCAAGGCGAATTGGCGGCTCAAGCGCGCATCGCCGGGATCACCCACGAGCAAATCCTGCGCAATGCGAAGAAGAAGTTGCCCCTGCGGCGCTTCATTCAGGGTGACGAAGTGGCGGCCATGGTCCGTTATCTGGCGAGCCCGCAGGCGAGTGGCGTCACGGCGCAAAGCCTGATGATCGACGGCGGTGCCGGGTTGGGAATGTAG
- a CDS encoding response regulator — translation MNPFIRIGIVDDHPLLREGVANILRRRADIQVMEQGASAQDAKDIAQRVRPDVMLMDVNMPGDVFAAVRFISTELSDVRVLMLTVSESENDAFLALDAGALGYVLKGVSGPELVTAIRLVAKGQTYITPDFVNKLLSNFKKHEAENHAFDLTQREEQVIYEVSKGLTNREVASKLFISEKTVKHYMSCVMQKLHVRNRVEAVTALRYYREREALGRLHIGAGKTPMYARSRSD, via the coding sequence ATGAATCCGTTCATTCGTATCGGCATTGTCGACGACCATCCGTTGTTGCGTGAGGGCGTTGCCAACATACTGAGAAGACGGGCGGATATTCAGGTCATGGAACAGGGCGCCAGTGCGCAAGATGCCAAGGATATCGCCCAGAGGGTGCGTCCGGATGTGATGCTGATGGACGTCAATATGCCGGGTGATGTTTTCGCTGCGGTGCGGTTCATTTCCACTGAACTATCGGATGTGAGGGTCCTGATGCTGACGGTTTCAGAATCCGAAAATGACGCCTTTTTGGCGCTGGATGCCGGTGCGCTCGGGTATGTGTTGAAAGGTGTCAGCGGACCGGAACTGGTCACGGCTATCAGGTTAGTTGCCAAGGGGCAAACGTATATCACCCCCGATTTTGTCAACAAACTGCTGAGTAACTTCAAGAAACATGAAGCGGAGAATCACGCGTTTGATCTGACCCAGCGCGAGGAGCAAGTTATTTATGAGGTTTCAAAAGGGTTGACTAATAGGGAGGTTGCGTCAAAGCTGTTTATAAGCGAAAAAACAGTCAAGCACTACATGAGTTGTGTGATGCAGAAGTTGCACGTACGAAATCGTGTCGAAGCGGTCACGGCCCTACGTTATTACAGGGAGCGCGAAGCTCTCGGGCGATTGCACATCGGCGCAGGGAAAACACCAATGTATGCCCGGAGCCGCTCTGACTAA
- a CDS encoding efflux RND transporter permease subunit yields the protein MERYLNFVERYARAIVFVLVAITAYFTYTLGALMSDTNPYLLKDTHPARKTIIDLQREFTGTYDSVMVALSNPESVFNTTSLNAQFELSQAIRRLMLANDEDRVELQRIVGLHSDDHDAQGLLVQILAEGFSQNDYAAAKALRDHGIARHWDSHDLQFLSFLAERLNPIQEMASMADLENISLSADGELWIHKTLHALDMDPVKVEAQIMGNEQMVGGVVSADKKVAMVVAELGTKQDDAQAQLRAYHQVREIIAKYQAAHPEFTDEVFIAGMPIFIAAQQEIIDHDLAMLFPIVFLLVTSLLVFFFRKPLGVVLPLFNILFCTIWTLGLMALLRVPMDLLTSVLPVFLFTICCADAIHVMAEYYEQLNSGKSFREANRETQRLMVTPVVLTTVTTIATFLISTTNNIVSIRNFGVFMSIGLTAALIISLLLIPAWISIWGKDAVPRKVQLKESLISHYLVVFCAWLIRWRKPVLLVTLPLLAMMTVFTFKVDIEDSGIAYFKKDSPVRMSDEFINRAGVAGTSPGWIAFDTKTPRGALTTETVQFLERLDQFIRAQPNVSYTYSVATYIKRMNLVLNDMNPAFLRVPQAVEQVTVVDDDGKPETFDVDGNSLIEQHIMMFENGGGTDLQNVLNADYSKAVTLFTMTSSVAGDYQAMLDKLDAWLAINKPANLQVTHAGTPYIWTGVLQEITQGQVLSFSLALLAVTLMMMFWLKSVRLGILGMLTLLTTSVTVYGSMYLLDIELNIGTTLVTFLVVGVVDYAVHLLSRIKMLVQKGIEIDEAILAAMQGVGRSTVVNVVIFSMGFVALLFSAYKPVIDLGVLVILALSSSGFMTILLVTLISPWFFASIVPQPAVQEGEQPGGETVPG from the coding sequence ATGGAAAGATACTTGAACTTCGTCGAGCGCTATGCGCGGGCAATTGTGTTCGTGCTGGTGGCGATCACCGCCTACTTCACTTACACGCTCGGCGCGCTGATGTCGGACACCAATCCGTATCTGCTCAAGGACACTCACCCGGCGCGCAAGACGATCATTGATTTGCAGCGCGAGTTCACCGGCACGTATGACTCGGTCATGGTGGCGCTGAGCAACCCTGAGAGTGTCTTCAACACCACGTCGCTGAACGCCCAGTTCGAGCTGTCCCAGGCCATACGCCGGTTGATGCTGGCGAACGATGAGGACCGTGTCGAACTGCAGCGCATCGTCGGCCTGCACAGTGACGACCATGATGCCCAGGGCTTGCTGGTGCAGATCCTCGCCGAGGGTTTTTCGCAGAACGATTACGCTGCTGCCAAAGCGCTGCGCGACCATGGGATTGCCCGGCACTGGGACAGCCATGACCTGCAGTTCCTGAGCTTTCTTGCCGAGCGGCTCAACCCGATCCAGGAAATGGCCTCGATGGCTGACCTGGAAAACATCAGCTTGAGTGCCGATGGCGAGTTGTGGATCCACAAGACCCTGCACGCCCTGGATATGGACCCGGTCAAGGTCGAAGCGCAGATCATGGGCAACGAGCAGATGGTCGGTGGCGTCGTCTCGGCGGACAAGAAAGTCGCCATGGTCGTCGCCGAACTGGGCACCAAACAGGACGACGCTCAGGCCCAGTTGCGTGCCTATCACCAGGTCCGCGAGATCATCGCGAAGTACCAGGCCGCTCACCCGGAGTTCACCGATGAGGTGTTCATCGCCGGCATGCCGATCTTCATTGCGGCCCAGCAGGAAATCATCGATCACGACCTGGCGATGCTGTTCCCGATCGTGTTCCTGTTGGTGACCTCTCTGCTGGTTTTCTTCTTTCGCAAACCACTTGGCGTGGTGCTGCCGCTGTTCAATATCCTGTTCTGCACCATCTGGACCCTTGGCCTGATGGCGCTGCTGCGTGTGCCGATGGACTTGCTCACCAGTGTCTTGCCGGTGTTCCTGTTCACCATCTGTTGTGCCGACGCGATCCACGTTATGGCCGAGTATTACGAACAGCTCAATTCGGGTAAGTCTTTCCGCGAAGCCAACCGTGAAACCCAGCGCCTGATGGTCACACCCGTAGTTCTGACAACGGTCACGACTATTGCGACGTTCTTGATTTCAACCACCAACAACATTGTCAGCATCCGCAACTTTGGCGTGTTCATGTCCATCGGCCTGACGGCGGCGCTGATCATCTCGTTGCTACTGATTCCGGCGTGGATTTCGATCTGGGGCAAAGATGCCGTCCCGCGCAAAGTGCAACTCAAAGAGTCGCTGATCTCCCACTATCTGGTGGTGTTCTGTGCCTGGCTGATTCGCTGGCGCAAGCCGGTATTGCTGGTGACCCTGCCGTTGTTGGCGATGATGACGGTGTTCACGTTCAAGGTGGATATCGAAGACTCGGGCATTGCCTACTTCAAGAAGGACAGCCCGGTACGGATGTCCGACGAGTTCATCAACCGGGCTGGAGTCGCGGGTACATCGCCGGGCTGGATCGCTTTCGACACCAAGACTCCGCGTGGCGCGCTGACCACTGAAACCGTGCAGTTCCTCGAACGTCTGGACCAGTTCATCAGGGCCCAGCCGAACGTGAGTTACACCTATTCGGTAGCGACCTACATCAAGCGCATGAACCTCGTGCTCAACGACATGAACCCTGCTTTCCTGCGGGTGCCGCAGGCGGTGGAGCAGGTGACGGTGGTCGATGATGACGGGAAACCGGAGACCTTCGATGTCGACGGCAACTCGCTCATCGAACAACACATCATGATGTTCGAGAACGGTGGCGGCACCGACTTGCAGAACGTGCTCAATGCCGATTACTCGAAGGCGGTGACGCTGTTCACCATGACCTCATCTGTGGCGGGCGATTACCAGGCGATGCTCGATAAACTGGACGCCTGGCTGGCCATCAACAAACCGGCCAACCTGCAAGTCACCCATGCCGGTACGCCGTACATATGGACCGGGGTGTTGCAGGAAATCACCCAGGGTCAGGTGCTGAGCTTCTCGCTGGCGTTGCTGGCCGTGACCTTGATGATGATGTTCTGGCTCAAGTCAGTACGCCTGGGCATCCTCGGCATGCTGACGTTGCTGACCACGTCGGTGACGGTGTACGGCAGCATGTACCTGTTGGATATCGAGTTGAACATCGGTACCACACTGGTGACGTTCCTGGTGGTGGGCGTCGTGGATTACGCCGTTCACCTGCTGTCACGGATCAAGATGCTGGTGCAGAAGGGCATCGAGATCGACGAGGCCATCCTGGCGGCCATGCAGGGCGTCGGGCGCTCGACGGTGGTCAACGTCGTGATTTTCTCGATGGGCTTTGTCGCGCTGCTGTTCTCCGCCTACAAACCCGTCATTGACCTGGGTGTATTGGTGATACTGGCGCTGTCATCCAGCGGCTTCATGACCATTTTGTTGGTCACGCTGATTTCGCCGTGGTTCTTTGCCTCGATTGTGCCGCAGCCAGCAGTGCAAGAGGGCGAGCAGCCGGGGGGTGAGACTGTGCCAGGCTAA
- a CDS encoding NAD(P)H-dependent oxidoreductase: MKSKRMLVILGHPSNDSFCGAVSERYVEAATQAGHEVRLLRLDTLDFDPVLHDGYNQIQLLEPDLIDAQNDITWAEHLTLVYPIWWGGIPALLKGFFDRVFLPGFAFKYRKGSPFPDKLLKGRTAHLLVTMDTPPWYYRWVYRMPGLHQIRKTTLEFCGIKPLKTLTFGPVLGSKPEQREAWLKQVQAVASR, encoded by the coding sequence ATGAAGAGCAAACGCATGCTCGTAATCCTCGGCCACCCTTCGAACGACAGCTTTTGCGGCGCTGTGTCCGAACGTTATGTCGAGGCCGCCACGCAAGCAGGCCATGAGGTGCGCCTGCTGCGCCTGGACACCCTGGACTTCGATCCGGTCTTGCACGATGGCTATAACCAGATCCAGTTGCTTGAGCCCGATTTGATCGACGCACAGAACGACATTACCTGGGCCGAACACCTGACATTGGTGTACCCGATCTGGTGGGGCGGCATTCCGGCGTTGCTCAAGGGGTTCTTCGACCGCGTGTTTCTGCCCGGTTTTGCCTTCAAGTACCGCAAGGGCTCGCCCTTCCCGGACAAGCTGCTCAAGGGCCGCACGGCTCACCTTTTGGTGACCATGGACACGCCGCCGTGGTACTACCGGTGGGTGTATCGCATGCCGGGCCTGCACCAAATACGCAAGACCACCCTGGAGTTCTGCGGCATAAAACCCCTGAAAACCCTGACCTTCGGTCCGGTATTGGGGTCCAAGCCGGAACAGCGTGAAGCCTGGCTCAAACAAGTCCAGGCAGTCGCCAGCCGCTGA
- a CDS encoding MerR family transcriptional regulator, with protein MYIGKAAQLSGTTVKSIRHYEEIGLLPPPQREGKYRVYSQQSVELLTFIKCAQQLGFKLKEMQAILQDHRGQELPWDLAMQAIDNKKQELMGQIQALQQVHDGLVEFELSLKDAQMQCQFEHLEKAR; from the coding sequence ATGTACATCGGCAAAGCCGCCCAGCTGTCGGGCACCACCGTCAAAAGCATTCGACATTACGAAGAAATCGGCCTGTTGCCCCCCCCGCAACGCGAAGGCAAGTACCGCGTCTACAGCCAGCAAAGCGTAGAGCTGCTGACCTTCATCAAATGCGCTCAGCAACTCGGTTTCAAGCTCAAGGAAATGCAGGCCATTCTGCAGGATCATCGCGGCCAGGAGCTGCCCTGGGATCTGGCCATGCAGGCCATCGATAACAAAAAGCAGGAATTGATGGGGCAGATCCAGGCCTTGCAGCAAGTGCATGACGGCTTGGTTGAGTTTGAGCTGAGCCTCAAGGATGCTCAGATGCAATGCCAGTTCGAACACCTGGAAAAAGCCCGCTGA
- a CDS encoding sensor histidine kinase → MAKDAKVESKNETSIADEAQPLVEPAPPVCEEVRNGIWRTRIRGRARKLSHSTQFVIAAAVILGLTMFSVGKLVSERIESAAVQSAAEAGAHYMEAFLEPYVQEMIRDNSLSTASVQSLDRLMENRALNQHIVSIKIWRADGTVVYSTNKAITNHKFPIDEITEALKGKVVTALEELSQNENEFERNLNVPLYEIYAPLRDLSSRKIIAVGEFYEKADTLELEINRVRQQVWGVVGAATLAMLALLFFIVRRGDKIIQQQQVALHLRLQEQTRLHISNAELQLKMATATQEFSRVNELNLRRIGADLHDGPAQLLTLILIWLDELTENCSDVDQEAFETIRGAATDALREIRDLSRGLALPEINDLNLVEDLQLVAQRHEQRTGTKVNLALGPLPDATPLPLKLCLYRFVQEALNNAYRHANGEGQVIQAQYIDQVLNISVRDSGPGMAADAMQLDISGRTRLGLAGLRYRVESLGGLFSIDSSTSGTSINAQFKL, encoded by the coding sequence ATGGCAAAAGATGCAAAGGTCGAATCAAAAAATGAGACTTCTATCGCAGATGAAGCTCAGCCTTTGGTCGAACCAGCCCCTCCTGTTTGCGAGGAGGTTCGCAATGGAATCTGGCGCACCCGGATCAGGGGCCGAGCGCGCAAACTAAGTCACTCGACCCAGTTTGTCATTGCCGCTGCGGTGATCCTGGGACTGACCATGTTCTCCGTCGGCAAGCTGGTAAGCGAACGAATAGAAAGTGCCGCAGTACAAAGCGCGGCAGAAGCAGGCGCCCACTACATGGAAGCGTTTCTGGAACCCTATGTGCAGGAGATGATCCGGGACAACAGCCTTTCGACTGCAAGTGTCCAGTCCCTGGACCGCCTCATGGAAAATCGTGCGTTAAATCAACACATTGTCTCGATCAAGATCTGGCGAGCGGATGGCACGGTGGTCTACAGCACGAATAAAGCCATCACCAACCACAAATTCCCAATAGACGAGATCACCGAGGCGCTTAAGGGCAAAGTGGTCACTGCCCTTGAAGAGCTGAGCCAGAATGAGAACGAGTTCGAGCGCAATCTAAACGTTCCGCTCTACGAGATCTACGCGCCCCTGCGGGATTTAAGCTCCAGGAAAATCATCGCTGTGGGCGAATTTTATGAAAAGGCCGATACTCTGGAGCTCGAGATCAATCGCGTCCGACAGCAGGTATGGGGGGTCGTGGGCGCCGCGACGTTGGCAATGCTGGCGCTGCTTTTCTTCATCGTGCGACGCGGTGACAAGATTATTCAGCAGCAACAAGTGGCGCTGCACTTGCGGCTGCAGGAGCAAACCCGCTTACACATCAGCAATGCCGAACTCCAGCTCAAGATGGCGACAGCGACCCAGGAGTTTTCTCGAGTCAACGAACTCAACTTGAGGCGGATTGGTGCAGACCTGCACGACGGGCCGGCGCAGTTATTGACATTGATTCTAATCTGGCTCGACGAGTTGACCGAAAACTGCTCGGATGTCGATCAGGAGGCGTTCGAAACCATTCGTGGTGCCGCCACCGACGCACTGCGGGAGATCCGCGATTTATCACGAGGTCTGGCACTTCCGGAAATTAACGATTTGAACTTGGTGGAAGATTTGCAACTGGTGGCGCAACGGCACGAGCAACGTACCGGCACCAAGGTCAACTTAGCCCTAGGGCCGCTACCTGACGCCACGCCGCTGCCGCTCAAACTCTGTTTGTACCGTTTTGTGCAAGAAGCCCTCAACAACGCTTACCGTCATGCCAACGGCGAGGGTCAGGTCATCCAAGCGCAATACATTGATCAGGTATTAAATATCAGCGTCAGGGATAGTGGTCCGGGTATGGCGGCGGACGCCATGCAACTCGATATATCCGGCAGAACCAGATTAGGGCTCGCCGGTTTGCGTTATCGCGTTGAATCTCTGGGCGGGTTGTTCAGCATCGACTCTAGTACATCAGGAACGTCGATCAATGCACAGTTCAAACTTTAG